The segment GGCATTGCGCAAGTTTGCGCCATGAGCGGATTTGAAGTCTGTCTCTTTGATATTGCTAACGACCAACTTAAAAAAGCCCGCGAGAACACTGAGAAGTCTCTAAAGAAGCTGGCCGCAAAAGGAAAATTGACCGAAGCCGAAGTTGAAAAATCGATTAAAAATTTGAATATCACCACCCAGTTCGCCAATCTAAAAAATTCCGATTTCTGCATTGAAGCGGTTACCGAAAATCCCGACTTGAAGAAAAAAATTTTTCGGGAGTTGGACCAACTGCTTGCACCTACTGTGATTTTGGCGACGAACACTTCGTCAGTTCCCATTGCTCTGTTGGCGGAAGTGACGAAACGTCCGGACAAAGTGATTGGTATGCATTTCATGAATCCGGTTCCTTTGATGGAGTGTGTGGAAATAATTCGCGGAGAACAAACTTCCGATACCACGCATCAAGCGACCCTTGAGCTGACAAAGAAACTTGGCAAAACACCAGTCACGGTGAAAGACAGTCCGGGTTTTGTGGTCAACCGCATTTTAATTCCAATGCTTAACGAAGCGGTCTATTGTCTGCAAGAAGGGCTGGCCAGCAAGGAAGAGATTGATTTGGCGATGAAGATTAGTTGTAATTTTCCGATGGGTCCCTTAACACTCGCCGATTTTGTGGGACTCGACACCTGTCTTTTTATTATG is part of the Deltaproteobacteria bacterium genome and harbors:
- a CDS encoding 3-hydroxybutyryl-CoA dehydrogenase (converts (S)-3-hydroxybutanoyl-CoA to 3-acetoacetyl-CoA), which produces GIAQVCAMSGFEVCLFDIANDQLKKARENTEKSLKKLAAKGKLTEAEVEKSIKNLNITTQFANLKNSDFCIEAVTENPDLKKKIFRELDQLLAPTVILATNTSSVPIALLAEVTKRPDKVIGMHFMNPVPLMECVEIIRGEQTSDTTHQATLELTKKLGKTPVTVKDSPGFVVNRILIPMLNEAVYCLQEGLASKEEIDLAMKISCNFPMGPLTLADFVGLDTCLFIMEVMHKGLKQDKFKPCPLLRKYVEEGKLGRKSGEGFYKYT